From Streptosporangiales bacterium:
GTCGTGGTCCACGTAGGCCCTCGTCACGGGCCCGTCCTCGCTCATGACTCGTGGAACGTGATGTGGAGCTGGGTCAGGCTGCGCGAAACCACGGTCGGCACGTAGTGCAGCTCCTCGTCGTGGATGGTGTAGCGCGGAAAGGCCTGGGAGAGGCCGCGAAACGCTTCTTCGGCCTCGAGCTGCGCCAGCGGCGCACCGAGGCAGGTGTGGATCCCCTGCCCGAAGGTCGTGTGCTTGTTCGGCCACCGGCCGATGTCCAGCCGACCCGGATCGGTGAAGGCCGCGGGATCGTGGTTCGCGGCATGCTGCACCAGCAGGACCCGGTCCCCTCGCTCGATTCGCTGCCCGCCGAGCTCCAGCGGCTCGGTCGCCCAGCGCGCCATCGCACGGATGGGCCCGTCGTAGCGCAGCACCTCATCGGCCGCGCTGCGCGCCAGCGAGGGATCGTCGCGCAACCGAATCCACTGGTCGGGGAACCGGTCGAAGGCCACCATGCCGTTGGCGAGCAGGTTCATCGTCGTCTCGTGGCCGGCGAACACCATCAGGATCGCGTTGGCGATGACCTCGTCGTCGGACAGGACGTCACCGCTGTCGACGACCTGCACCAGGCCGGTCAGCAGGTCGTCCTGCGGGTGGTGTCGGCGCTGCGCGACGACCGGGCGGAGGAACTCGACGAGGTTGTCCATGGCCTCGTCGCCCTTGCGCATCCGGTCGGTGTCGTTACCTCGAACGAAGATCACCGCGCCGAGGTCCTCCGACCACGCGCGCACCGACTCCCGGCCCTCGGGTGGCACGCCCAGGTACTCGGCGATGACGACGACCGGCAGCGTGAAGGCAAATCGCGTGAGGAAGTCCACCTCGCGCTCCCCGCGTACCGACTCGACGAGGCCATCGACCAGCTCGCGGACCCGCGGGCGCAGCGTCTCCACGCTGCGCGGGGTGAAGGCCTTGTTGACCAGCGAACGCATCCGTGTGTGGTATGGCTGGTCCTTCCACACGAAGAACTTCGACAGGAACGCGAACAGCTGCTGGTATTGCGACGTCGCGGCACTGAGTTCCTCGCCGAACGGTCCCGCGAAGCGGTCAGACGACAGCTGCGCATGGTTGCGGAAGCCCGCGACCACCTCCTGGTAGCCACTGATCACCCAGCCGTTCCAGCGCCGGTTCCAACGTACCGGTCCGGCATCCCGCAACCGCGCGTAGAACGCGAACGGGTTGTCGATCGCCTCCCGCGACAACAGGTCGTCCAGATCCGTGCCGCTGGGCAGGACCGTCTCACTCATCTGCCGCCTCCGTGAGTCGTTCTCGCCCGAGAGCCGCTGCAGACGAACCGAGGCGCGGCTGTCCGGGGCGGGCACGTTCGAGCCTAGATCCGCCTCCGCCGAGTGTCAACGAGGGTGTTGACACTCGGGCTACCGTGCAGTTTGATGTAGCTCAGCTCACAGGTGCGCGCTCGGCCCGTGCCGCGCGTGACGACAACACGAGGAGGTGGCGTCGTGCTCGACGTCCGGAGCGCCCTGCGTCGCTCGGCGCAGTTCCACGAAGACTTGCCTGCGGTCGTGAGCGGTGACCGGCAGCTGACATTCGGCGAGGCGTGGCGGCGCGGGCTGCGGCTGGCCAACGCGCTGACCGCCGCCGGTCTGCAACCCGGTGACCGGGTCGCCGTGCTGGAGGACAACAGCATCGAGGCCGCGGATTTCTACCTCGGGTCGGTGGCGGCCAACCTCACCCGAGTGCCGCTGTACCGGCGCAACGCCGCCGAGGCGCACCTGCACATGCTCCAGGGCACCCAGTGCAAGGCCGTGGTCGTCTCCGAGGAGTACGCGTCCGAGCTCGAGCCGGTGGCCGACCAGCTCGACGGGCTGCAGGTCATCGTCCGCGACGTCGGCTACGAGGACTGGCTGGCCTCGTTCCCGGACACCGACCCCGATCCGGCGATCGACCTCGACGACGTGTTCATCGTCCGCCACTCCGCCGGGACCGTGGGCAAGGCCAAGGGCATCGCCTACACCCACCGGGCCTGGATGAACACCACCCGCGACTGGTTCTACATGCTCCCGCCAGTCGAGCTGGGCGACAAGTGCCTGCACGTCGGGCCGATCAGCCATGGTTCCGGGTACCTGTTCTTGCCCGTCTGGCTCGCCGGCGGCTGCAACATCCTCGACCGCAAGTTCGACGCCGGTGATTTCATCGCGCGCATCCAGCGCGACGAGATCAGCTGGTTCTTCGCGGTCCCCACGATGATCGCCGACATCGTCGAGTCGGTCGGCGGCAAGCCGCAGACCCTGCCCTCGCTCAAGGCCGTGATGATCTCCGCGGCACCGATCGCGGCCAAGACCGCGCTGGCCGCCCACGCCGTCTTCGGCGACACGCTGTTTCAAATGTACGGGCAGACCGAGGCCGTGCCAGTGTCGTTCATGGGGCCCAAGGAATGGTTCTCCGGCGGTCCGGACTCCCCCACCATCCGCGCGGCCGGCCGCGTGATGCCCTTTGCCGAGCTCGACATCCGCGACCCGGACAATAAACCGCTGCCGACCGGCGAGGAGGGCGAGATCGCGATCCGCTGCGACGGTCAGATGACCGGGATCTGGGGCGACCCCGAACTCAGCGAGCGGCGACTGCGCGACGGCTGGGTACTGACCGGTGACATCGGGCGGCTCGACGCACGCGGCTACCTCTACGTCGTAGACCGTGTGGATGACATGATTGTCTCCGGCGGATTCAACATCTGGCCGGCCGAACTCGAGCAGGCGATCCAGACGCTGCCCGGCGTGCGCGAGGTCGTCGCGTTCGGAGTGCCCAACGACAAATGGGGGGAAACCCCCCTCGCGGTCGTCGTCACCGAACCCGGCGCCGACCTCGACGAAGACACCATCGTCGCCACCTGCTCGCGCCTGCTCGGCTCGTACAAGAAACCGACATCGGTCGAGCTACGTGACCAGCCACTACCCCGCAGCCCCGTCGGGAAGATCCAGCGCAAGGTGCTACGCAAGCCCTACTGGGCCGGTGAGGAACGCCGCGTCAAAGGATCCTGACAGTCCAGCCTGCGTCGTCGTGGAGGGGCCGTGAGTTACCAGTTCGAACCCGGCGACGAGCGCGGCGCCCTCAACCTCGTCGATGCCGACGCGGTACGGCGGGGTCTGGCGAGTGTGACTCAGGCCGGCGTCATCTCGCTGGCCCAGCCGATCCGCGCGGGCGCGGTCCCGATCGCCGGCATGCGCACCCAGCCAGTGCACTACATGACACGTGACGGCGGGGACTACGCAGCCGGCCTGCCCGAACGCCCCGGCTTCGGATTCGCCGACGACGGCATCATGCTCGCCTGCCACGGCGCAACCCACCTCGACGCCCTGGCACACGTATGGCAGGACGGCCTGATGTACGGGGGTTTCAGCGCCAACGAGGTCACCAGCCGCGGCGCGAAGCGGTGCGGCATCGACAAAGCTGCGCCGTTCGTCTGCCGTGGTTTGCTCGTCGACGCAGTGCCCGAGGGCGCCCCCGGTCTGCAGCCCGGCACCTCGATCGGCGTCGCCACGCTGCGGACCGCTCTCGCCGGTCACGACCCCCGCCCCGGCGACGCCCTTCTCGTCCGGACCGGATGGCCCCAGCTATGGCGCGCCGACCCATCGATCGGCACTGAATCCTGGCCCGGCCTCGATGGCGACTGCGTGGAGTGGATCCTCGAGTCCGGGTTCGCGCTCGTCGGCGCGGACACAATCGGTGTCGAGGTGTCCCCGTCAACGGATCCGGAGTGTGCATCCCCGCTGCACATCGCCCTGATCCGCGACAACGGCGTCTACTTCCTCGAACTGCTCGAGCTCGAGGCGCTAGCCACCGCGCTGGCCGCCGCCGGCAGGCGAGAGTTCCTGCTCGTCGTCGCCCCTTTGCCGATCCATCAGGCGGTCGGCAGCCCGGTCACGCCCGTGGCGGTGGTGTAGGTGATCGACCGCAGCCCCGCCGAGAGAAGGCACTCGACGTCATCCCGCTCTCCGACACCGAGATGCGGGTCGTCGCCACGCTGCGCGACACCAGTGTCGCCGTCGACGACCCCACAGACGTCGAGCTCATCCACGACCTCCGGCTCGAGGCGACGATCACCGTGCCCGACCTGGTGATCCGAGAGGTCTCAGGACATGCCGAACACCAGCCCTACGACCAGTGCGCCCTGACCATCGCCCCCGCTGGCGGGCCTGCGCGGGCTCAGCCTCAAGCGCGGGTACCGACGTCAGGTGATGGAACGGCTCGGCGGGCCCCGGGGCTGCAGCCATTTCCTGACACTGGCCCTCGAGCTCTCCGCCGCCAACGTCCTCTCGATCTACCTGCGGATGCGGGCGCAAGTCCCGAACACCCCGGAGAACCGGGCAAACGGCACCTGGGCGCGCGCGGGCCTGCAGGTCGAGCCCGGGCTGATGAACGCCTGCCTCGCGCT
This genomic window contains:
- a CDS encoding cytochrome P450, encoding MSETVLPSGTDLDDLLSREAIDNPFAFYARLRDAGPVRWNRRWNGWVISGYQEVVAGFRNHAQLSSDRFAGPFGEELSAATSQYQQLFAFLSKFFVWKDQPYHTRMRSLVNKAFTPRSVETLRPRVRELVDGLVESVRGEREVDFLTRFAFTLPVVVIAEYLGVPPEGRESVRAWSEDLGAVIFVRGNDTDRMRKGDEAMDNLVEFLRPVVAQRRHHPQDDLLTGLVQVVDSGDVLSDDEVIANAILMVFAGHETTMNLLANGMVAFDRFPDQWIRLRDDPSLARSAADEVLRYDGPIRAMARWATEPLELGGQRIERGDRVLLVQHAANHDPAAFTDPGRLDIGRWPNKHTTFGQGIHTCLGAPLAQLEAEEAFRGLSQAFPRYTIHDEELHYVPTVVSRSLTQLHITFHES
- a CDS encoding AMP-binding protein, giving the protein MLDVRSALRRSAQFHEDLPAVVSGDRQLTFGEAWRRGLRLANALTAAGLQPGDRVAVLEDNSIEAADFYLGSVAANLTRVPLYRRNAAEAHLHMLQGTQCKAVVVSEEYASELEPVADQLDGLQVIVRDVGYEDWLASFPDTDPDPAIDLDDVFIVRHSAGTVGKAKGIAYTHRAWMNTTRDWFYMLPPVELGDKCLHVGPISHGSGYLFLPVWLAGGCNILDRKFDAGDFIARIQRDEISWFFAVPTMIADIVESVGGKPQTLPSLKAVMISAAPIAAKTALAAHAVFGDTLFQMYGQTEAVPVSFMGPKEWFSGGPDSPTIRAAGRVMPFAELDIRDPDNKPLPTGEEGEIAIRCDGQMTGIWGDPELSERRLRDGWVLTGDIGRLDARGYLYVVDRVDDMIVSGGFNIWPAELEQAIQTLPGVREVVAFGVPNDKWGETPLAVVVTEPGADLDEDTIVATCSRLLGSYKKPTSVELRDQPLPRSPVGKIQRKVLRKPYWAGEERRVKGS
- a CDS encoding cyclase family protein — protein: MSYQFEPGDERGALNLVDADAVRRGLASVTQAGVISLAQPIRAGAVPIAGMRTQPVHYMTRDGGDYAAGLPERPGFGFADDGIMLACHGATHLDALAHVWQDGLMYGGFSANEVTSRGAKRCGIDKAAPFVCRGLLVDAVPEGAPGLQPGTSIGVATLRTALAGHDPRPGDALLVRTGWPQLWRADPSIGTESWPGLDGDCVEWILESGFALVGADTIGVEVSPSTDPECASPLHIALIRDNGVYFLELLELEALATALAAAGRREFLLVVAPLPIHQAVGSPVTPVAVV
- a CDS encoding DUF2889 domain-containing protein; this translates as MRVVATLRDTSVAVDDPTDVELIHDLRLEATITVPDLVIREVSGHAEHQPYDQCALTIAPAGGPARAQPQARVPTSGDGTARRAPGLQPFPDTGPRALRRQRPLDLPADAGASPEHPGEPGKRHLGARGPAGRARADERLPRARRRLTGATPRPRRRAD